CAGCGTATTGCCCGAGCTGACCAGGTCGACGATCGCATCGGCGAGGCCCACCAGCGGCGCCAGTTCCATCGAACCGTACAGCTTGATCAGGTCGACGTGCACACCCTTCGCGGCAAAATGCTCGCGCGCGGTTTCCGTGTACTTGGTCGCCACGCGCAGACGTGCGCCTTGACGCACCGCGCTCGCGTAGTCGAAACCCGCCGCGACCGCCACCGACATGCGGCAGCGCGCGATATCCAGGTCGACCGGCTGATAGAGCCCGCCGCCGCCGTGTTCGAGCAGCACGTCTTTGCCCGCCACGCCGAAGTCGGCCGCGCCGTATTCGACGTAGGTCGGCACATCCGTTGCGCGCACGATGATCACGCGCAGGTTCGCGTCGGTGGTCGGCAAAATCAGCTTGCGCGAGGTTTCCGGGTCTTCGGCCACTTCGATGCCGGCCGCGGCGAGCAGCGGCAGCGTCTCTTCGAAGATACGCCCTTTCGACAGCGCCAGCGTGAGCGGCGCGCTCACCGCCGGCGACGACGACGTTTGCGGCATCGCGCTCATACCTGGCTCCCGGACACGCGGCGCACCTTCGCGCCAATTGCGGTGAGTTTGGTTTCCATCCGGTCGTAACCCCGGTCGAGGTGATAGATGCGGTCGATCAGGGTTTCGCCCTCGGCGCGCAACGCGGCGATCACGAGACTCGCGGACGCGCGCAGATCGGTAGCCATCACTTTCGCACCGGAGAGCTTGTCGACGCCGGTCACGAGCGCGGTATTGCCGTCGATCGTGATGCTCGCGCCGAGGCGGTTCAG
The sequence above is a segment of the Paraburkholderia sp. D15 genome. Coding sequences within it:
- the hisG gene encoding ATP phosphoribosyltransferase, producing the protein MSAMPQTSSSPAVSAPLTLALSKGRIFEETLPLLAAAGIEVAEDPETSRKLILPTTDANLRVIIVRATDVPTYVEYGAADFGVAGKDVLLEHGGGGLYQPVDLDIARCRMSVAVAAGFDYASAVRQGARLRVATKYTETAREHFAAKGVHVDLIKLYGSMELAPLVGLADAIVDLVSSGNTLRANNLVEVEEIMQISSRLVVNQAALKLKRAALRPILDAFERATKAGAAA